In the Ilumatobacteraceae bacterium genome, one interval contains:
- a CDS encoding P1 family peptidase: MARLRDLGFTIGTFPTGGLNAITDVGGVSVGHRTVVRDEPRIARTGVTIVNTRPPSESDDLSNGGICSFNGNGEMTGSHWLAESGLISGPIGITNTHQVGLVRDTLVAAEVERDPDASWCLPIVGETYDGFLNDIDAFHLTADDVRAAMTDAAERGDGTVAEGNVGGGTGMVCHEFKGGIGTSSRVVETAGGRYTVGAIVQANYGARGLLRLDGRPVGAEIDEHAVPLPTDPAVADAGSIIVVIATDAPLLADQCTRLARRATIGLARVGGTGGNGSGDIFLAFSTANRVPLRATRPVSVETLPADAMTPLFNAAAEAVEESIWNALCAAETMTGHLGRTVHAIPHDRLVALR; the protein is encoded by the coding sequence ATGGCACGACTCCGCGATCTCGGTTTCACGATCGGCACGTTCCCGACCGGAGGACTGAACGCGATCACCGACGTCGGCGGTGTGTCCGTCGGCCACCGAACCGTCGTCCGCGACGAACCTCGGATCGCACGCACCGGCGTCACGATCGTGAACACGCGCCCGCCGTCCGAGTCCGACGATCTCTCGAACGGCGGCATCTGCTCGTTCAACGGCAACGGCGAGATGACCGGCTCGCACTGGCTCGCCGAGTCGGGTCTGATCAGCGGCCCGATCGGCATCACGAACACGCACCAGGTCGGTCTCGTCCGCGACACGCTGGTCGCGGCCGAGGTCGAGCGCGACCCGGACGCGTCGTGGTGCCTGCCGATCGTGGGTGAGACGTACGACGGGTTCCTCAACGACATCGACGCCTTCCATCTCACCGCCGACGACGTGCGGGCCGCCATGACCGACGCCGCGGAGCGCGGTGACGGCACCGTCGCCGAGGGCAACGTGGGTGGTGGCACCGGCATGGTCTGCCACGAGTTCAAGGGCGGGATCGGCACCTCGTCACGGGTGGTCGAGACGGCCGGCGGGAGGTACACCGTCGGCGCGATCGTGCAGGCGAACTACGGCGCCCGCGGTCTACTCCGACTCGACGGCCGACCGGTGGGCGCGGAGATCGACGAGCACGCCGTGCCGCTCCCCACCGACCCGGCCGTGGCCGACGCGGGTTCCATCATCGTGGTCATCGCGACCGACGCTCCGCTGCTCGCCGATCAGTGCACGCGGCTCGCGCGCCGCGCCACGATCGGGTTGGCGCGGGTCGGTGGCACCGGTGGCAACGGCAGCGGCGACATCTTCCTCGCGTTCTCCACCGCCAACCGTGTGCCGCTGCGAGCGACGCGGCCGGTCTCGGTCGAGACGTTGCCGGCCGACGCGATGACCCCACTGTTCAACGCCGCGGCCGAGGCGGTCGAGGAGTCGATCTGGAACGCGCTCTGCGCCGCCGAGACGATGACGGGCCACCTCGGCCGGACGGTCCACGCGATCCCCCACGACCGGCTGGTCGCGCTCCGCTGA
- a CDS encoding 3-methyl-2-oxobutanoate hydroxymethyltransferase: MNRPRPTVADLRAGRGQRQLSMVYVTTTDEAAACAAAGIDVLSIEMSYWDAAMREAAGDCFVQVGLQYGVLATTDDYLRAAHAAVLAGGDAVYCAASTEIIARLAAEGIPVVGHVGLIPSRRTWTGGFKAVGKTVESATAVFDQVRVLEAAGAFAAEIEVVPAPITAEIASRTSLLLFSMGAGVGGDAQYLFAEDILGYTRGHRPRHAKVYRDFAAEHDRLQRERVAAFAEFRADVDAGSYPQPEHLVTVADDVVAEFVDRLDATPPP, translated from the coding sequence GTGAATCGTCCACGGCCGACCGTCGCCGACCTGCGGGCCGGCAGGGGGCAGCGGCAGTTGTCGATGGTCTACGTCACCACGACCGACGAAGCGGCGGCGTGCGCGGCCGCCGGCATCGACGTGCTGTCGATCGAGATGTCGTACTGGGACGCAGCGATGCGCGAAGCAGCCGGTGACTGTTTCGTCCAGGTCGGCCTGCAGTACGGCGTGCTCGCGACCACCGACGACTACCTGCGCGCCGCCCACGCCGCCGTGCTCGCGGGCGGCGACGCCGTGTACTGCGCGGCGAGCACCGAGATCATCGCCCGCCTCGCGGCGGAGGGCATCCCTGTCGTCGGTCACGTCGGTCTGATTCCATCGCGCCGCACCTGGACCGGCGGGTTCAAGGCGGTCGGCAAGACCGTCGAGAGCGCCACCGCCGTGTTCGACCAGGTCAGGGTGCTGGAGGCGGCCGGTGCGTTCGCCGCCGAGATCGAAGTCGTTCCCGCCCCGATCACCGCCGAGATCGCATCGCGCACGTCGCTGCTGCTGTTCTCGATGGGTGCCGGCGTCGGCGGCGACGCGCAATACCTGTTCGCCGAGGACATCCTCGGGTACACCCGCGGCCACCGCCCGCGTCACGCCAAGGTGTACCGCGACTTCGCTGCCGAGCACGATCGGCTCCAGCGCGAACGGGTTGCGGCGTTCGCCGAGTTCCGCGCCGACGTCGACGCGGGCTCGTACCCGCAACCCGAGCACCTGGTGACCGTCGCCGACGACGTCGTCGCCGAGTTCGTCGACCGACTCGACGCCACACCACCACCCTGA
- a CDS encoding VOC family protein: MGNVRQAGRHLTHLVRSRVRWLPSPENTESPLPYVARRPTVHPVLPVHDMDAAMSYYRSVGFAVVAYDAGYAWVRTCGWEMFHLVLAAGAAPGGSVVGAYLHVSDVDEWHRAIRTNAPDVPIGAITDTPWGMREFALTDPSGNVVRIGRPR; the protein is encoded by the coding sequence ATGGGGAATGTACGCCAGGCCGGCCGCCACCTGACCCACTTGGTCCGCAGTCGCGTGCGGTGGCTGCCGTCACCCGAGAACACCGAGTCGCCCCTGCCCTACGTCGCTCGCCGGCCGACGGTGCACCCGGTCCTGCCGGTGCACGACATGGACGCCGCGATGTCCTACTACCGGTCGGTCGGCTTCGCGGTCGTCGCCTACGACGCCGGCTACGCGTGGGTGCGCACGTGCGGCTGGGAGATGTTCCACCTCGTCCTCGCCGCCGGGGCGGCGCCCGGCGGATCGGTGGTCGGTGCGTACCTCCATGTCAGCGATGTCGACGAGTGGCACCGTGCGATTCGAACGAACGCACCCGACGTCCCGATCGGCGCCATCACCGACACCCCATGGGGGATGCGTGAATTCGCGTTGACGGATCCGAGCGGCAACGTGGTCCGCATCGGCCGGCCCCGAT
- a CDS encoding deoxyribose-phosphate aldolase — protein MHLTDDRWGELIATRADDPGRPLEMLRARPRRPLLTDGRLFIVAADHSARGMLGVPGEPFAMADRRRTLESLLIALSSDSVDGVLASADIMEELALLGALDGKLAFGTMNRGGIMGADWELDDRMTAYSAATIADHGLDGGKVLLRLADDDAGTAPTLEACARAVDECAAAGLPIMVEPLPYHHDPATGAAKLLDDDDALLRAVAIGSGLGGTSSATWLKVPAAKDPARMLACTTLPALILGGSPGPDPEATYASWERSMEVPNVRGLVVGRSLLYPADGDVEAAIDRAASIVRPS, from the coding sequence ATGCATCTGACCGACGACCGATGGGGCGAACTCATCGCCACACGAGCCGACGATCCCGGGCGCCCGCTCGAGATGCTCCGCGCGCGTCCCCGCCGTCCGCTGCTCACCGACGGCCGGTTGTTCATCGTCGCCGCCGACCACAGCGCGCGAGGCATGCTCGGCGTGCCGGGGGAACCGTTCGCGATGGCCGATCGGCGCCGCACGCTCGAGTCGCTGCTGATCGCGCTGTCGTCCGACTCGGTCGACGGCGTGCTCGCCAGCGCCGACATCATGGAAGAGCTCGCGCTGCTCGGTGCGCTCGACGGCAAGCTCGCGTTCGGCACGATGAACCGCGGCGGGATCATGGGCGCCGACTGGGAGCTCGACGACCGCATGACCGCGTACTCGGCGGCCACGATCGCCGATCACGGTCTCGACGGGGGCAAGGTGCTGCTGCGGCTCGCCGACGACGACGCCGGCACCGCACCGACGCTCGAGGCATGTGCACGGGCGGTCGACGAGTGCGCCGCTGCGGGCCTGCCGATCATGGTCGAGCCCCTGCCGTACCACCACGACCCCGCCACCGGCGCCGCCAAGCTGCTCGACGACGACGATGCGCTGCTCCGGGCGGTCGCCATCGGGTCGGGCCTCGGCGGCACGTCGTCCGCGACCTGGCTGAAGGTGCCGGCAGCGAAGGATCCGGCGCGCATGCTCGCCTGCACCACGCTGCCGGCGCTGATCCTCGGTGGGAGCCCGGGCCCCGACCCCGAGGCGACCTACGCATCGTGGGAGCGGTCGATGGAGGTGCCGAACGTTCGTGGCCTCGTCGTCGGACGCTCCTTGCTCTATCCGGCCGACGGTGACGTCGAGGCGGCGATCGACCGCGCCGCGTCGATCGTGCGGCCGTCGTGA
- the purU gene encoding formyltetrahydrofolate deformylase, whose product MSTTHVLSLTCADRPGIVHAVTAGVLDVGGNIIENSQFTDPDTDTFCMRMVVATADSSDDLRDAVAGRLGDRPIELTVRPIDQRPNVLIMVSKFDHCLVDLLYRWRNGGLAVDIPVIVSNHPDCAEVAERYDIPFRHLPVTRDTKAEQEAEIKALVAEHDIDLVVLARYMQILSDDLCAHLRGRAINIHHSFLPGFKGAKPYHQAHERGVKIVGATAHFVTADLDEGPIIEQDVARVTHAHTAEQLVALGQDTERLVLSRAVRAWAEDRIHLIGNKTIVFS is encoded by the coding sequence ATGTCCACCACGCACGTGCTCTCGCTGACCTGCGCCGACCGGCCCGGGATCGTCCATGCCGTCACGGCGGGAGTGCTCGACGTCGGCGGCAACATCATCGAGAACTCCCAGTTCACCGATCCCGACACCGACACGTTCTGTATGCGCATGGTCGTCGCGACCGCTGACAGCAGCGACGACCTCCGCGATGCCGTCGCCGGCCGGCTCGGGGATCGGCCCATCGAACTCACCGTTCGTCCGATCGACCAACGGCCGAACGTGCTGATCATGGTGTCGAAGTTCGACCACTGCCTGGTCGATCTGCTGTACCGCTGGCGCAACGGCGGGCTCGCCGTCGACATCCCGGTGATCGTGTCGAACCACCCCGACTGCGCCGAGGTCGCCGAACGGTACGACATCCCGTTCCGTCACCTGCCCGTCACCCGCGACACCAAGGCCGAGCAGGAGGCGGAGATCAAGGCGCTGGTCGCCGAGCACGACATCGATCTGGTGGTGCTCGCTCGCTACATGCAGATCCTGTCCGACGACCTGTGCGCACACCTGCGTGGGCGGGCGATCAACATCCACCACTCGTTCCTGCCCGGTTTCAAGGGCGCCAAGCCGTACCACCAGGCCCACGAGCGCGGCGTCAAGATCGTCGGCGCCACCGCACACTTTGTCACGGCCGACCTCGACGAGGGTCCGATCATCGAGCAGGACGTCGCCCGCGTGACCCACGCCCACACCGCCGAGCAGTTGGTCGCCCTCGGTCAGGACACCGAGCGACTCGTCCTGTCTCGCGCCGTGCGCGCGTGGGCCGAGGACCGCATCCACCTGATCGGCAACAAGACGATCGTCTTCAGCTGA
- a CDS encoding phytanoyl-CoA dioxygenase family protein → MTDVHQLPTFGRHLCRIDDFVAIIEQPTPTPEFASRLEQRVPVFEASHLRDVITDAASQRAVRDVLAEVLDRGAGIFVIAGAFDHAVVDRATSAFEAMIEQQHREGRAVGDHYAKPGANDRVWNAIEKLAVEAPDVFVDYYANDMAALGALAWLGPNYQISSQVNVVNPGGQAQQPHRDYHLGFMTDDQAESYPAHTHRLSPMLTLQGAVAHCDMPVETGPTMYLPFSQQYELGYLAWRNPDFIAYFDEHHTQLPLAKGDIVFFNPALFHAAGSNVTADVRRMANLLQISSAMARAMETMDRIRMTNAVYPALLDRQAAGTDADALGNALTAVADGYAFPTNLDNDPPLGGLTPPSHLDILRDALTEGASPEELAARLDALAARRRSH, encoded by the coding sequence ATGACCGATGTTCATCAACTCCCGACGTTCGGCCGGCACCTGTGCCGGATCGACGACTTCGTCGCGATCATCGAGCAGCCGACACCGACACCCGAGTTCGCGTCTCGCCTCGAGCAGCGGGTGCCCGTGTTCGAGGCGTCGCATCTCCGTGACGTGATCACCGACGCGGCCTCCCAGCGCGCGGTGCGTGACGTGCTGGCCGAGGTGCTCGACCGCGGTGCCGGCATCTTCGTGATCGCCGGTGCGTTCGACCACGCCGTTGTCGATCGGGCGACGAGCGCGTTCGAGGCGATGATCGAACAGCAGCATCGTGAAGGCCGCGCGGTCGGCGACCACTACGCCAAACCCGGAGCAAACGATCGCGTCTGGAATGCGATCGAGAAGCTCGCCGTCGAGGCGCCCGACGTCTTCGTCGACTACTACGCCAACGACATGGCCGCGCTCGGAGCGCTGGCGTGGCTCGGCCCGAACTACCAGATCTCGTCGCAGGTCAACGTGGTCAACCCCGGTGGTCAGGCACAGCAGCCGCACCGCGACTACCACCTCGGGTTCATGACCGACGATCAGGCCGAGTCGTACCCGGCGCACACGCACCGGCTCTCGCCGATGCTCACGTTGCAGGGCGCCGTCGCCCACTGCGACATGCCCGTCGAGACCGGCCCCACCATGTACCTGCCGTTCTCGCAGCAGTACGAGCTCGGCTACCTGGCGTGGCGCAACCCCGACTTCATCGCCTATTTCGACGAGCACCACACCCAGTTGCCGCTCGCGAAGGGCGACATCGTGTTCTTCAACCCGGCACTGTTCCACGCGGCCGGCTCCAACGTGACCGCCGACGTGCGCCGCATGGCGAACCTGCTCCAGATCTCGTCGGCGATGGCCAGGGCGATGGAGACCATGGACCGGATTCGGATGACCAACGCCGTCTACCCGGCGTTGCTCGACCGGCAGGCGGCCGGCACCGATGCCGACGCGTTGGGCAACGCGCTGACCGCAGTGGCCGACGGCTACGCGTTCCCCACGAACCTCGACAACGACCCGCCGCTCGGCGGACTCACCCCGCCGTCGCACCTCGACATCCTCCGCGACGCGCTGACGGAAGGAGCCTCGCCCGAGGAACTCGCAGCACGTCTCGATGCGCTCGCGGCCCGTCGCCGCTCGCACTGA